GAAATGGTATAAACAACGTGTGATAAAGACCATCATCAAAACTAAAGTTGGTTAAGATTTAATTGATTTATCTTGTTTTTTTGTGTGAAAATTACTCCCTTCGGATTATTTCACTTTTGATTATTGTACATTTGGATGATTTCACAAGATTGAAGCCTTGTTTAAATTGGAAggtattttttagttgttgtaTATTAACCAGTCAATGGTTTGAATATCAATTCTATGGCACCGAAAATGactcactttctatttttgtttgtcTCATTCAAAATGACTTATTACTGAAAAATAGAAAGACATGGTCTCAAGAATCATCAACTTTGGCCAAATTGATCTAAAATACCAAACCGACCAACTTTCTTGCATTTTTTATCCTACTTGACACTATTAAATCAATGTGGTTTTCTACGtagtttattatcctacttgtCACGAATtaaaaaagtaatttaaaatatcataaatattttaCGGTTGCATACGTAGAATTAGATTTTTGACGAAGATATCTTACTTGACATGCCATGGAAAATGCCGAATTTAAAGTAATTAGTTTAtgaaatgatactccctccgtcccattttagcagtctcatttgagttcggcacgagttttatgaaatgtaaaggaaagttggtgaagaaagatagtgaaatgtgagtcctATTACCATTAATGGAATATTTTAACtcggactcctaaagtgggacacccaaATATGGTTAACCGGGGACTCATAATGTGGGgcggatggagtagtatatttaatttattttgaatattaataaatactataaaaaatgagaaatgaataaaaaaaattttaattagcaTACTAATATAATTTCCatacgaaattaattaaattaaaaatataatgaattcATTTCATGTATgaattttataagtatttttaattaaaaaactagGATATACATTAAACATAAGAAATGAGAAATGAATAAAGACTTAGAAATATGAAATTCATGATAGTGTAACGGTAATAGAAAGAAATGTAAATTACAGTTATTGTTTCTTAACTGAAAAATAAGATTACAAATGATGCCAGCTCCGCTAAAGACTACTTCCATTGCGCTATGAAATCTATACATTTGTCAGCACCTGATTCCATGGCACGTGTTTATGCTTTCTATCCACAAGGAAAGCACACGCCCTTTTTTGTTATTAACAAATATAAATGGAATAATAGTTATATAAATTATAGTCAAATGTCGATTAGTATTGTAACATACCCCTTCCATCGTTATCTATACCTCTGTACTACTATTAAAGGCAAATTTTTTTGGTGGGAAAACAGCAAGAATCTCCTCCCATATGAGGGAATATTCGCTTTGGGCGCCAGACTGCCTTTACATGCGTATTAACAGTCAATGAGATATAAGGCTGATTATAAGAAGCAGATTTAGGAGGCCAAAAACGGTTTTTTATGACGCTTGGTAGCCCCAAGCAAAGAAGCAAATTATTTTAGGAGGCAAAAAAACGGTTTTTtagataataaaaattaaaaagtatattttctgtattttaggttaattatatattttaatgcacaattagcaAAGTGAGAGAAaggtaaaaaaaagtaaataaagtattgtaaGTGGAGAATTAGTATGACCTCATTAAAGATaaaagaatttcaaaaattgaaaaatgcatattctcgtgagatgaattaaaaagaaattaatgcatattcttgtggaacggaGGAATCTGTATTTCACCATTTTTTTGCCTCTACAGTTCCCTTAGTTTTCCCCTGCCAGCTTTACCCCAAAAAAATTAGGTTGATCTTTCAACAAATACCAGATTTAGACACCAATCCATCTCATCAACATTTCTTTTCCCTCTCATATCTTACTGTGTGTTGTTTTATACTACTCTCTCTCCGTTCTATAATATTAAatgcatttcttttttatatatagaaattaagaaaaaagcgtataatgtataaaataaaaagataataaaataggaaagagaaaaaagtagattgaataaagtaagagagagaaaataagtgaaaagaaagtgtaaattttttactaaaaatggaaatgactccactactatggaacgtgccaaaatgacaaaatctaCATTTTGCAGATATATCTGGTTAATTGATTGGAAAGGAAGAAACTCCAGTAAAGAATTTCTATCTAAAGCAGGTATTATTAAGCAATCTACTTCTCTAATTCTTAgcagtattttttttaatttgtagttttttatttaatactccatttaaATAGCCAAATTTAAATAGGATAAAAAGCCAAATTAAAACTTCGTGATATAATTATCAGATTTCAAACTTTATGGGATAGACCAGATTTTGACCAAAATTGTTGATTTAAATGGCTATTTACTCTTTAATATATTTACCTAATCTACTTCTTATCTCTATCTATTACTCCCCCGTTCCTAAAAGTTTGTCACACTTCTATTCTAtactcattttgtaaaaataatactaataaatagtttagtggagagagagtaaaaagaaaattatttagttaagatttttttctactttattctctattttactttattctatctacaCTTTagttatttttacaaaacgattgtaaaaaaagaagtaAGACAAACTTTCAAAAATAGAGGGAATAAATAGTAAGTGTATGCTGCATAAAACAAGCAGAAATACTTTATCTATTACATATGTGCTACGTAAAACTCTCGTGCAAGATCGTCTCTGCTATGCAGAAATCTGAAACAACAATGCAAAAAGCGAACACATACTACATATCACTAATCAAATTATTATACTTCTTCTATTCCATAAAAATACGTGCACTTTTTATTGTCATCCGTCCCAcataaatatgtgcattccatttttggaaagttatactatcaattaaataatgtaggtctcactattcactaacactattttaactaccatTATTctcatatctcttactttaccttaCCATTATCATCCACTTTCTTACtgtaccaattttgtcttaattctgaTGCTATAttcattgcccatatttttatggaacggagggagcatgaagttgtaacacccgtacttttaagtacgaatctaatttatgtaacgaaataattgataaaattatttcgaaatacTATGtttctcgataaatgtgattTGGGAAATCGTATGgttttatgtgtttaatgtgaaaAAGGAACGTgcttattctatttaattgtgAACGTCAGGAGACATgttgaaggtctcgttgaaagaatgacgacgaaattgctattttctttttagcaagacgaatgaaatacgtggaaaagaatatattttATGGAAGACAACgtgcgtaaatcgaggaatggttgaaggGATTATATTTGGGACAACACCATATATAAGATGTGCCGTTAAGCATGCTTTAATTTTTGGTTGTGAAGAACGAGatgacaaaattaaataaagacccgtgaattttaattaacgaaggaaaatacgggaaaaataaagtatgtactccctccgttccgcggtagttgaggcatttcattttctgcgctcgttttgaaaaaattataataaatagttaaaatggagggAGGATAAAGTAAATGATAGAATAAGATAGATAtgagtcttatctacattattctctctcttactttatttttttttcactttaactatttattatcatctttctaaaacgagtgcagaaaatgaaatgactcaactaccgcggaacagagggagtatttacttgggcttctcaaattaaattagagtccAATAAGTACATAAAATGGCCTTGGGCCATAGCAATCAAAAGAACTaacaatttaaatattattaactTGGGCTTCCAATTAAATCGAGCCCAACACCACTTAAATTAATTGGAGCCCAATACTTTTCCAAGAATGTGGAACAAGCCCAACACCCTTTCCTTCCTTCTCCCCTTCTCGGCCATTTCCCTTCTTCATGGAGACCTTCCATCTTTCCAACCTTCCACCTCTCTCATTTACTCCTACAACCAAAGGGCACACCATTTAAACATAACAATCTCTTCACTTCTCTAACACAATACACATTACACTTCAAAcaaagaatttgagagagaGGCCGAGAGATAGAGGagccgagagagagaaggaagacCTTGCTACCATTTTGCTCACCCACTAATTTGGAGGTATACTCTCTTCTCAATTCCTAAAGCATGATTTAGATAAGtagttatacatatatattgttCCATAAATCATTCCATAACTCTTCCATAATCACCCAACCAACTCAACTTGTAAAACAAATCAAAGATCGCCGTATGTAATCAACACTACGAAAGAacttaaatttataataataacgCGTGTTGCGGGTTGAATCGCGGTCGTTCGGGGTGGTTTCGGAGAAGGGGAAGCCGCCGCCGgagacgggcagcggcggacagccgcgctcgACGTTCCCAGGTGCGGACAGCGGCTCCCGGCGCGACGGCAGTAGCTCCTCTTCCCCGTGACAGCAGCGGTGGCGTCGTGgcagcagcggcgtcgcggcagcagcggcgtcaCGGTGACGGCGACGACTCCAGCTCCCGGCGACTTCAGCTGCGACGGTTGGCGACTTCAGCAGCGACGGCGGGCGACTTCAGCGGCGGTGTCGTCGCTTTCACGGCAGGGACGGCTGCTGTGTGAATTTTTTTTCCGAGAGGGAGGCGGGtagagagaagatagagaaaaagaagaaagaagatagagagagagagttgaccgatttggaaaaaaaatgggAGTCAAAATTTGGCAATTGTTTTGATAAAAGAATTTGGGCCCTTATTTGTTTTCTTGGGCCTTATAATTTATGGGAGGCTAATCCTTTAAAGTTGGGTCTCTTTAATTCTACTTGGGGGCTTCCTAAATTTTaattggaggaataaggtgggctagGTAAGTAAATCTTTTTGAGccgtaaattaaaattaaatcggAGGaaagtatttaattaaatcccggaaCGTTCtaaagaatgaataattttaccccaagtccgaaataatatgttttcgaagagaaataattgcgataatttaaAGTATACgcgtaaataattttttagaaattattttcgacgacatggaaaatacgaggagacaacggaggaaagaacgagcgtaagcggccgaccggcgtcgcacgcgacgccttgggcggccgccgaataaccgaaaatgcatgaaaaccgagaaagagaatttaaaagattttaattagagtgcatgcattcgaaataccttcgttaccgagaattgatatgaattttatgtattttccgagaaggtggttcgcacgcacgctaaaagtcggaacgaggaactttttacaggaatcctaagcttttgaggtgggctttattacttaaactcttttaattgcaatgaaatgtttatggtgaaataagggaggttttaaatagtatgtcatgcagtgttatatgttttgaattgcctatctgattgtctactaggataatgtcctactagactttgatggttaacgaattcggatttgactagggagtgagtccctactcagactagtgcactgatggggatcgtgagtcgtccttTGTGGTctgccggtccagtgatcgagtttgtggccacattctcgtttcacatgatggtacatgatggaggatgatgatgatgagctgCACGGCcatgttttacgatggaaatgattttagtgtttctcggcattttttttaaagtaaaacccgagtttcactcaatgatggcttgacataatcgataaatgtattttgggcatgagttcactgagtgcatcaagtactcagcccctgcatatgttttccctatgtgcaggttgagcgaggtcgggaggcggaggatgttgagcagtgagcCAAGAATTGTATTTAATaactgttccggttactaccgtgtcctcatacatagtagtagtcagactctcaattgcttccgctacgtcaagttttacGAATTTCTATTActtcctttgaattgtcaaactatgtggatttgaaaccttgttgataaatggaatttcatcttttgatcgatatgtcgtactccttttgattgtttccccttcttccccgcttcttttttcccccattagtcgcgatccaccgcgctttctatccttaggaagtgcggtcgtgacagaagtTGTATCCCAAAAGAAAATAAGAGAATCCGTAAGAGGACTAGAATAGGAGAATTTTTTATTGTACATTTTTgtacattttatttttgcaGGAAGTTAGAGGTTTCGAAGGAAATAATAGCAATGTTTTTTTGGATACAGATTCATTTCCAGTAGCATCTTCAAGTTTACTGTGAACTTTTGAATTACTAATCATTTTAGAATTCGATATCACAGTTGAAGAAACTACGGGAGCTATTTTCTAAATATAGTTGAGAAATTGAATGTGAAAGAAGAGTAGAGAAAGGTATAAAAAGAAGGGTGGAGAATAGATAAAGAAGGGTGGAGAACTATAAAAGTTTAtatcttccttcttcttctctctcttccttACATTCTATAAATCAGACTATCTTTTATGGACGAAGAGAAGTATAACTGATTAAGTAGTATAATTGATACTCAATCCATTCCCTACCAATcgtctcattttattatttttgtatatctatcaataaatgtttcatttacttttttacaACTTATGGTAATAAActccacatttcactaattttatttcactcacaattCGTTATAAAACTAATGCTtcatccgtccctaaaaatagaaaccttttcctttttagtctatCCCCTAAAAAGAGAAATCttcaattttaagaaatttctttctttctaatgaagtgagactcatattctactaagagaattagcaatggggcgccctaaggcgcgccctatggcgcgccacatcatcattttattgtgttgtttaattaatttaactgttttcaaataacaagtaacgagtaaataaaaaacgatctaaataacaaacggcgaagttttaataaaaaaaagttacatcattgaactaataaaaaaaaaactaactcggaccaattcccaacttccgacgcagctcatcgagtaacgcccggagatattcggcttcgtcggggtcggtacacttcttgagggccctgtgcgtctgcaacatcatccttgccatcgacgatgttgctaacgactcaaacgcggtggccgtctaggtcgggagctctaccgggaccggagcttgggttgcagcggtcgacgatgaggtcgcggtcgccttccccttggccttcgcagccttgacgccggaaggacgccgggaggacaccggtgtgccggaactcccttcatccacgtacgtccggttgaggtcaaccgggtgactgccgctgccgctgccgctgctcgtgtagtcaccaacttcggtgaccttcgtcctcttcggtgcaccagtgtgcagaattccaccttggaacttttgcttctccctcaagagcgcccagatggcctcgtgttTGAAATCGCCGAACAtcgactggtacgacaacatcgTTTTAGTGCGCATGTCGCTtgcgctctcgccgctcccctgtgaccgcgtaaacttctcgaactccgccgcgtacaagttcacttgcttcttgacttgatcacagtgcttgcggagttgctcacgcttgcgcttgtacgcagtcggcggcttgaccgaattgtagaggtccgcgatgcgctCCCAATACGCGATATGTCTcgggttgttcgcgaatatcggatcttccgatatatctacccaacaccgggccaaagtgagagtttcgtcgtcgttgtagttcgtacggccgggggcgtactcatcgcaatcatcgggaggcggcaacttctgcgcccgctgccggttccacttctttctggctggggcagaagcggtcgcggcggggtcgggatcggccgctgcggttgggcggtgcggagacggctccatgtcagacaacccatacgattccgtactgaaatcgggatcgtaatgggtgttggtgtcgaacgaacgataatcgtcgggttctgtacTCGGCCAATGCGCAtctgcgctaaacgtaggactattggggcttgaatgcatttcgtagtaattatgtaaatgtaagtttcgaaaatgaaatcgcgtgaaatgaaatgttacaaatgaacggtatttataaaaaaacgaaatcgcgtgccatcgtccgcggtcgatcttccgcgacctccacaatggggcggacgatggcgcgaacgatggccatcgtccgcgacagccgtcctccgcgaccgaagtatagggcgcgactatcgtccgcgccctatggcgcgctcCCGCaatgggggcggacgatggatggcgcggacgatgcgcgccatcgttcgtgccatcgtccgcccattgcggatgctctaacatacttttctttctatccgTTCCTTAATTTACCAAATTTgtattaaaatctgtgtcgtTTCAAAAGTTATTATTTTTAGGGGATGAATTGgtctaaaaataaaatccaccttttagggcacccgcaatggggcggacgatagacCGCCcaatgcctcgggcgcgccatcgtccgccactgtgggtgtgcggacgatgcccgatgcatcgcccgcgccctatagatcgtctGCGGACGATACGCCATCGTCCGCCTACTGTGGGcaacgcggacgatgcaacacgtttttgtttttttatttaattttaaaattcaaaattttttatatataaataccccatatACCCCACATTCATTTTTAACATTTCCATTCACATTTCCActctcaaattacactataaaatggattccggtgaatacccaagtccgaatagtccgatgtttggggggtggtgcacgttggccgggtacagaccctgacgaatatAGGCACTTCGACTCCAACAAGCAGTATGATCCtgaattcagtacggattcgtacggtctgtccgacatggagccgtctccaacccgCCGCCGCCGGCCCTTcccgccgcgccgccgccggAACCGGCACCGCGggtacaagttgccacctccggaaacaaatgaagagtacgcccccgggaggaagaactaccaaccggatgaaaccctcgtcttggcgaggtgttggttggatatttcggaggacccggtatttgcaaacaaccaaaagcaggttgtgtactgggagcgcatcgccgagcacTATAATGAGGCTAAGCCGatgagcgcgtacaagcgccatagggagcagctcctcaagcactgggatcaggtgaagaggcaagtcaacctgttctcggcggagtacagaagtgcttgagggagcagggaagcggcgagagtttgagcgatgtgcgcgatagaaTTAGATGGAATGATTAATATGCAAACCATTTTTTTCCTATATCCAATACTTGAACTCTGATACCCTTTTGTGTACCCATAACCGACCTGGATATTCAGTCCCGAAAAACCGGGtatctaattaaaaaaaagtcaaaatatCCTTTCTAAATTCACAACTTCCAATCCTGTTTCAATTTCAAATTGgatattttgttaaaattaaaattacatttgtagAAGCACAAATATTTGATCTAGTTTGTCATTACATATTTTTAAATACACAATATTAAGTCATTACTATAATTGTGAAGAAAATTAAAACACGACTATTTAGATTTGTACATAAAgtttatattgaaaaaaaagatgaaatatatatttatatctgTGTGTATGTATTATTCATAGAATAATTTGGAAAGTTTccaaattttaagattttataTCATGCATTTAAACTTAATACCTTAAATAATTTATATCTTTAGATCCTTTCTACTTACACTTGTCAAGTGCTAATTAGTGGGACACATCACGTCACCATGCCACGTTGTGTGTCTAGACCCCTGAATATTTTGGAGAGTCGGACTTCAGATCACACTGAATCAAGCATCCTCCTCAAACAAAGCTTAAAATTTCTCAAAATATAGGGGAGGGATGGACAGAATTAGAATTGGGGAAAGAGGACATACTCGATCGAGAGCGGCGAAGATGTCGAGGCCGGAGATGATGAAGTAAGCGAGAGTGAGGCGGTTGATCTCTTTCAGACTTCCTCTCATCGTTCAATTTTATGTTTCCGTTGTTGAATGTGGAAGACTTGGGATTGTGATTTTGAGCGAAGAATGAGTCTGATTTATGAGAATATTTTAGTTATCAAATGATTTGACGTTGGAAAGTCTCTCTTCATTCGTTTGATGGGCCGGGGTTGGGCGGGCCCATACAGAGTCTGGGCCATCTTGGGATGGGTACTCTAGACTAGGGGTGGagaattataccgaaatacaagaataccggacttaccgtaccgaaaaaatatctaaaatactaattttttggtataccgtaacGAATTCTTTTGATACGGTAACGGTATTAGATTTTCTATACCGCGGAATACCGGATcttcggtataccggtatattCCCGCATACCGAATCGTCGATATATACCGACGCTTCGTTATACCGGTATACatgtttattaaaaaatatataaacatatatttattttatatttatactaaaatttaaaaatagaattttatattataaaatagaattttttttgaatattttgggtataattgattttttttcccgTATAACGATATGTCGTACTgcagttcggtataccgaagaCAAGGTATGTTAACAGTATAAAAAATTACcctaccgaattttcggtataccgaaaacttCGGTACGATATCGATATGATTTTTGTCATACCATAACTTTCGATGCGGTATACGATATGATACTcacagtacggtataccgtaccgaaccACCCCTAGAGGACAAATAATCCACACCAATTACTCTATCAAGTCTGtctaaaattacaaatatttgAAACTGAACAAATCTGccaaaaaaattagtaaaataaatcgAAACTGAACAAATctgccaaaaatttaaaaatacagtAATTTGAAACTGAACAGATCAGTGTTTAAGAAGGTTTAACCCAGGTACTTGATAATACTCTCAAGCGCACCATCTCTAGCCCACTTCATCCTATCACTGTATGCTTCAACTTTCGCTACCAATTCTTCAAAGCCCCTTTTCACAGCCGCCACTTTGTCATTCCCATCATCAACCTTTTCCGACATAGATTTGTTCTGGAACTCCAGCATCCTAGCCACGTTATGAATGGAGCTAAGATCTCCCATGCCGAATTTGGCGCCAATAGTCATAACCGCAATTATCTCCTTGTGTTTCCCGGCTGCAGTTTCCCGCTTGTTCAGAAGCGAATGGATCCATCTCCCAACTGCACCAAACAGAATGGAggccgctgctgctgccgctgCCACAGCTGGCCCAGCTGCTATTTTCCCAGTCGCAGCTTCCCTCTTGGAATTGGCATTCGCAGCAGCAATCGCGGCCGCGGCCGTGAAGAACATGGCAGCGAGCGTGAAGAAAACAGCCGACACCTTCTTAGAGACATCGATGGAGTCGATGCGCTTGACTAAGCTCTCATCCATGGATTTGAGCGTCGTCAGCATCACCAAATGCTCCTTATAATGACACGATAAATCATTGAAGAAGTTGTGAACGATGAAATGATCATTACCTGGCTTGTTTGTGAGTGCTGAGACGAACTCGGGCCCGTTAAGCCTGTTCACGTAGTGTCTGCGGACAAAAGAGGCCAGCTTTTCATGATTGGTAGAGTCCTTCTGCAGATCACGGAACGCCATGACGAATTCTCGGGCCATGAGGTCGGCGTAGGAGGTCATGTTAGAGGACGGAGTTTCAGGCCTGAATCGGTTGGGGAATGGGCCTGGCCGGTTGCTTTTGAGAAGTGTAATGGGAGGCGGACTTGCGGTGGATTATATAGATAGATAATAAACAGAGAGAGCTATCAAGCCAGGAAGAAAATGTTGTATAAATAAACGCTATTACGCTAGGGGGGTCGGGTACTAAATATGTAAAGGAGGAGGGAAAAAAAGGGCATTACTTGGAGGTCGAATTTTTTTGTAATACGAGCTTAATAAAGTCATTGGCATTAAAAAATCTTGATATCGACTTGGAggtcaattttttttgtaatacgATCTCAATAAAGTCATTGCCATACAAACATCTTGATATCGACTTGGAggtcaattttttttgtaatacgATCTCAATAAAGTCATTGACATACAAACATCTTGATATCGACTTGGAGGTCGATTTTTTTTGTAATACGATCTCAATAAAGTCATTGGCATTAAAAATCTTGATATCGACCATAGAAAGTACCAATTTCATCAGCCCACCGAAATAGTCTGTTACTagaatttaacaaaaaaagaaacaaaaaaagtaCTATCTGAAAATAAGATTCAAAGACACGGTTTagtattaatttgttttctcttttttctacaATAACCtctttttctttgttgaaatattaattatgttCAAATGTTGCAccaaaaatcatgaactttgccaACGTGCTCCGATTTCCCAAGTCGGGTTTTCCGGCTAAGTAGTGTGCTAACGTGTGTATATGTCTGACGTGGATGATGATGTAGATGCCGATATGTGCAATGACATGGAACCCATTTGAAGTtgatgggaaataccaaactttTTGCAAAGTTCATGCTTTTTGAAGCAGTTAtccttaaaaaaatatactgcaaaattggtaaagtaagagagttgtagatagaaaaagtaattaaaatattgtttagTGGAAAATGGGTCTCATTTCacaagagagaaaagagtttctaaaattaaaaagtgcatattgtTATAgaacagactaaaaaggaaatagtgcatattcttgtgggacggagagagtaattacTTATCTTGGGTTTTATAACTGTTAAATAAGTTATAGTTCCATTTTATAGATAGAGTTTGTCGTTAGTGGAGAAATGGAGAGTGGAATAttatactccttctgtcccattagaaatgaaacgttttcctatttgatttgtcccattaaaaatgaaacatctataaaaatggaaacaatactctctctactttttcttctctcttacatTACTCTCTTTTCaataactcacaaaataacactacataaaatctcgtgccaaaaaacaaatgttgcatatttaatgggacggagggggtacGTATATAAGTGAAGAAAGTGTGAAAATATGTAGTAAAAAATTTGTGTCTAAAATGGCACAAAAATCTGCACTAATTTAAtgatatttaaaatatacttCTTGTCAAATGGACTAGGTCAGCTCGGCATGGCCCAAAGTTGGTGAGGCATACTTGATTTGAGGCTCGGCCCAACTCATTCCCAGTCTGCAGTAGGCTGGGCAAACTCCATCGATAAGTAGGTTGGATTGGGCTGAGTTTAATTCTAaggccattagcaatggggcgccctaaggcgagCCACGTCAttagttttatcctcctacccccacctgcaatgtggcgccttaaggcgcgccctatatgtttactattgttttgttaattaatttaaatgttttcaaatatgtaatgcaaactaattaaaaaacacaacgagtaaCTAAAAACCAgcgaagattgcattgattaaaaattaatatatttataaaaattaatacatttataaaaaataata
This genomic interval from Salvia splendens isolate huo1 chromosome 13, SspV2, whole genome shotgun sequence contains the following:
- the LOC121760918 gene encoding putative UPF0496 protein 5, yielding MTSYADLMAREFVMAFRDLQKDSTNHEKLASFVRRHYVNRLNGPEFVSALTNKPGNDHFIVHNFFNDLSCHYKEHLVMLTTLKSMDESLVKRIDSIDVSKKVSAVFFTLAAMFFTAAAAIAAANANSKREAATGKIAAGPAVAAAAAAASILFGAVGRWIHSLLNKRETAAGKHKEIIAVMTIGAKFGMGDLSSIHNVARMLEFQNKSMSEKVDDGNDKVAAVKRGFEELVAKVEAYSDRMKWARDGALESIIKYLG